A genomic stretch from Hymenobacter psoromatis includes:
- a CDS encoding acetyl-CoA carboxylase, biotin carboxyl carrier protein, producing MKAKELQELLDFIAKSGLNKVNIETEEFKISVQREPSTKQIVSMSAAPAAPAPQPAAAPAPTIAAAPTPPAPAEPASAASYTPLKSPMIGTFYRSSGPDSPMFAQVGDMVEKGQVICIIEAMKLFNEIEAEQSGRIVKVLVENATPVEYDQPLFLIE from the coding sequence ATGAAAGCCAAAGAACTCCAGGAACTGCTCGACTTCATTGCCAAGTCGGGCCTCAATAAAGTCAATATTGAAACCGAAGAGTTTAAAATCTCGGTGCAGCGCGAGCCCAGCACCAAGCAGATTGTGAGCATGAGCGCGGCGCCCGCTGCTCCGGCCCCGCAGCCAGCGGCGGCACCAGCGCCCACCATCGCGGCGGCCCCTACCCCCCCGGCCCCGGCCGAACCCGCCAGCGCCGCCAGCTACACGCCCCTCAAGTCGCCCATGATTGGCACCTTCTACCGCAGCAGCGGCCCCGATTCACCGATGTTCGCGCAGGTAGGCGATATGGTGGAAAAAGGGCAGGTTATCTGCATCATCGAGGCCATGAAGCTGTTCAATGAGATTGAAGCCGAGCAATCCGGCCGCATCGTGAAGGTGCTGGTGGAGAATGCTACCCCCGTGGAGTACGACCAGCCGCTGTTTCTGATTGAATAG
- a CDS encoding elongation factor P gives MATTADFRNGLVLMYNNDLHVITEFQHVKPGKGPAFVRTKMRNIKTGRVLDNTFNAGVKIETARVEQRPHQYLFKDDYGYTFMDTDTFEQIVLNEAMVPFADLMKEGQAVTILMHAETEQPLTAELPTTVDLLVTYTEPGLRGDTATNTLKAATVETGARIQVPLFVDTDTKIRIKTSDYSYVERVK, from the coding sequence ATGGCAACCACCGCCGACTTCCGCAATGGGCTCGTGTTGATGTACAACAACGACCTGCACGTTATCACCGAATTTCAGCACGTGAAGCCCGGCAAAGGCCCGGCTTTCGTGCGCACCAAAATGCGTAATATCAAGACTGGCCGGGTCTTGGACAATACTTTTAATGCTGGCGTCAAGATTGAAACGGCCCGCGTGGAGCAGCGCCCGCACCAGTATTTGTTTAAGGACGACTACGGCTACACGTTCATGGACACTGACACGTTTGAGCAGATTGTGCTGAACGAGGCGATGGTACCTTTCGCCGACCTCATGAAGGAAGGCCAGGCCGTGACCATCCTCATGCACGCCGAAACCGAGCAGCCCCTCACCGCCGAGCTGCCCACCACCGTGGACCTGCTGGTGACCTACACTGAGCCCGGCCTGCGCGGCGACACCGCCACCAATACCCTCAAGGCCGCCACCGTCGAAACCGGGGCTCGCATTCAGGTGCCGCTGTTCGTAGATACGGACACCAAAATTCGCATCAAAACCAGCGACTACTCCTACGTAGAGCGCGTGAAGTAA
- a CDS encoding UDP-4-amino-4,6-dideoxy-N-acetyl-beta-L-altrosamine transaminase, with protein METAPTPLLPYGRQHVTDEDVAAVVATLRSDFLTQGPRVAEFEEKFAAYVGAKYAVAVSNGTAALHLCALALDVRPGKRVITSPITFAASANCVRYCGGEVHFADIDPTTGLLDLHAVRNLLEAHPKRYFAGLIPVDFAGLAVDMAAARALADEFGLWLIEDACHAPGGYFIDQQGDKYHCGSGQLAELAIFSFHPVKHIATGEGGMITTNDEALYHRLRRLRTHGIEREATGLLRQDEGGWYMEMQELGYNYRISDILCALGISQLARAEAGLARRRQLAAQYDAAFAAMPGVAVLAPGREGHAYHLYVIQVANRRGLYEFLRTKNILAQVHYVPVHRMPYYENLGWKFGDFPHAEAYYARCLSLPLYPILTDEEQAYVVDCVRDFLAHNPT; from the coding sequence TTGGAAACCGCGCCTACCCCCCTACTGCCCTATGGCCGCCAGCACGTTACGGACGAGGATGTGGCGGCGGTTGTCGCCACGCTCCGCTCCGATTTCTTGACCCAAGGGCCGCGCGTGGCGGAGTTTGAGGAGAAATTCGCGGCCTACGTGGGAGCGAAATACGCCGTGGCGGTGAGTAACGGCACGGCCGCGCTGCACCTGTGCGCGCTGGCCCTGGATGTGCGGCCGGGGAAGCGCGTGATTACGAGTCCCATCACCTTCGCGGCCTCGGCCAATTGCGTGCGCTACTGCGGCGGCGAAGTGCATTTCGCCGACATCGACCCGACTACGGGGCTCCTTGATTTACATGCGGTTAGAAATTTGCTCGAAGCTCACCCGAAAAGGTATTTCGCTGGCCTTATTCCGGTCGATTTTGCCGGGCTGGCCGTGGATATGGCGGCCGCGCGGGCGCTGGCTGACGAGTTTGGCCTCTGGCTGATTGAGGATGCCTGCCACGCGCCGGGCGGTTATTTTATTGACCAGCAAGGCGATAAATACCACTGCGGCAGCGGGCAGCTGGCCGAGCTGGCCATTTTCAGCTTTCACCCCGTCAAGCACATTGCCACTGGCGAGGGCGGCATGATTACCACCAACGACGAGGCGCTTTATCACCGCCTGCGCCGGCTGCGCACCCACGGCATCGAGCGCGAGGCAACGGGCTTGTTGCGCCAGGACGAGGGCGGCTGGTACATGGAAATGCAGGAGCTGGGCTACAATTACCGCATCTCGGACATTCTGTGCGCGCTGGGCATCAGCCAGTTGGCGCGCGCCGAAGCGGGCCTGGCGCGCCGCCGGCAGCTGGCCGCGCAGTACGATGCCGCCTTCGCGGCCATGCCCGGCGTGGCGGTGCTGGCACCCGGCCGCGAGGGCCACGCTTATCATTTGTACGTGATTCAGGTGGCCAACCGGCGCGGCTTGTACGAGTTTTTGCGCACCAAAAATATCCTGGCGCAGGTACACTACGTGCCCGTGCATCGGATGCCGTACTACGAAAATCTGGGCTGGAAATTCGGCGATTTTCCGCACGCTGAGGCTTATTATGCCCGCTGCCTCAGCCTGCCACTCTATCCTATTCTTACTGACGAGGAGCAGGCTTACGTAGTTGACTGCGTGCGCGATTTTCTGGCCCACAACCCAACCTAA
- a CDS encoding UDP-N-acetylglucosamine 4,6-dehydratase (inverting) codes for MALDLNGKSLLITGGTGSFGKQFVRTIFKLYPEVRRLIVFSRDELKQYEMSQEFPHSKYPAIRFFIGDVRDSQRLQRACEGVDIIVHAAALKQVPAAEYNPMECIKTNIFGAENVINAALDCGVKDVVALSTDKAAAPINLYGATKLCSDKLFVAANNMKGSRDLRLSVVRYGNVIGSRGSVVPFFLQQRHTGVLPITHPDMTRFNISLEEGVDLVLYALEHSWGGEIFVPKIPSYKITEVARAIGPDCEQRIVGIRPGEKLHEEMITQTDALSTVELDRYYVILPTTSPGWKEADFIQHFNAKRVPENFHYDSANNSEWLSAEQIREEIRLHVDAAFEE; via the coding sequence ATGGCCCTCGACCTCAACGGCAAGTCTTTGCTCATCACCGGCGGCACCGGCTCGTTTGGTAAGCAGTTTGTACGCACCATTTTCAAGCTCTACCCGGAGGTGCGGCGGCTGATTGTGTTTTCGCGCGATGAGCTGAAGCAATACGAGATGAGCCAGGAGTTTCCGCACAGTAAGTACCCGGCCATCCGGTTTTTTATCGGTGACGTGCGCGACTCACAGCGCCTGCAACGGGCCTGCGAAGGCGTGGATATCATCGTTCATGCCGCCGCCCTCAAGCAGGTGCCCGCCGCCGAGTATAACCCGATGGAGTGCATCAAAACCAACATTTTCGGGGCCGAAAACGTGATAAATGCCGCCCTCGACTGCGGCGTGAAAGACGTGGTGGCGCTGAGCACCGACAAGGCCGCCGCGCCCATTAACCTCTACGGTGCTACCAAGCTTTGCTCGGATAAGCTCTTCGTGGCGGCTAATAACATGAAGGGTAGCAGAGACTTGCGCCTGTCGGTGGTGCGCTACGGCAACGTGATTGGCTCGCGCGGGTCGGTGGTACCGTTCTTTCTGCAGCAGCGGCACACGGGCGTGCTGCCCATCACGCACCCCGACATGACGCGCTTCAACATCTCGCTCGAAGAGGGCGTGGATTTGGTGCTGTATGCGCTGGAACACTCGTGGGGCGGCGAGATTTTCGTGCCCAAAATCCCGTCGTATAAGATTACGGAGGTGGCCCGTGCCATCGGCCCCGACTGCGAGCAGCGCATCGTGGGCATCCGGCCGGGCGAGAAGCTGCACGAGGAGATGATAACGCAGACCGACGCGCTAAGCACCGTGGAGCTGGACCGCTACTACGTCATTCTGCCCACCACGTCGCCGGGCTGGAAAGAAGCCGATTTTATCCAGCATTTCAACGCCAAGCGCGTGCCCGAGAACTTCCACTACGACTCGGCCAACAACAGTGAGTGGCTGAGCGCCGAGCAGATTCGGGAGGAAATCCGGCTGCACGTGGACGCTGCTTTTGAGGAGTAG
- a CDS encoding 4-hydroxythreonine-4-phosphate dehydrogenase PdxA produces MSKTLPRLGFSVGDLAGIGPEVIYKTLRDERILQQCTPVVYGTATALFDDFPVEKGAEPLMFRQLRDAADIAPGRLNAVTCWDEDFHLTPGQPSAASGQAARESLLAASRDLKAGLLDGIVTAPISKENTQADDFRFPGHTEFLASYFGAADSLMFLVDEGQDLRVATATGHIPLKDVSTRVTSDLLRTKIRLLLKSLQQDFGILKPKIAVLGMNPHAGENGLIGREEGEVITPVVRQFAHDGHLVFGPYPADGYFGTGQFRQFDATLSIYHDQGLIPFKLMAFERGVNFTAGLPVVRTSPDHGTAYGIAGKFCADESSFRAAVFLACDVVQARRLGAADPRSVR; encoded by the coding sequence ATGTCCAAAACCCTACCCCGCCTCGGTTTTTCCGTGGGCGACCTGGCCGGTATCGGCCCCGAAGTCATTTATAAAACGCTGCGCGACGAGCGCATTTTGCAGCAGTGCACGCCCGTGGTGTACGGCACGGCCACGGCGCTTTTCGACGATTTTCCGGTGGAAAAAGGGGCCGAGCCGCTCATGTTTCGGCAGCTGCGCGACGCGGCCGACATCGCGCCCGGCCGCCTCAACGCCGTAACGTGCTGGGACGAGGATTTTCACCTCACGCCCGGCCAGCCCTCGGCCGCCAGCGGGCAGGCCGCCCGCGAAAGTCTGCTCGCCGCCAGCCGCGACCTCAAGGCCGGCCTGCTCGACGGCATCGTGACAGCGCCCATCAGCAAGGAAAATACCCAAGCCGACGACTTTCGCTTTCCCGGCCACACCGAGTTCTTAGCCAGCTACTTCGGCGCGGCCGACAGCCTCATGTTTTTGGTGGATGAGGGGCAAGACCTGCGCGTGGCCACCGCCACCGGCCACATTCCACTTAAGGACGTTTCGACCCGCGTGACCAGCGACTTGCTGCGCACTAAAATTCGCTTGTTGCTCAAGTCGTTGCAGCAGGATTTTGGTATTCTCAAACCCAAGATAGCCGTGCTGGGAATGAACCCCCACGCGGGCGAAAACGGCCTGATTGGCCGCGAGGAGGGCGAGGTGATAACACCCGTCGTCCGGCAGTTTGCGCACGATGGCCACCTCGTGTTCGGCCCCTACCCCGCCGATGGCTACTTCGGTACCGGGCAGTTCCGGCAGTTCGACGCTACCCTCTCCATCTACCACGACCAGGGCCTGATTCCGTTCAAGCTCATGGCGTTTGAGCGGGGCGTGAACTTCACGGCCGGCCTGCCGGTGGTGCGCACCTCGCCCGACCACGGCACGGCCTACGGCATCGCGGGCAAGTTTTGCGCCGATGAGTCGTCGTTTCGGGCCGCCGTGTTTCTGGCCTGCGATGTGGTGCAGGCCCGCCGCCTCGGGGCCGCCGACCCGCGCTCGGTGCGGTGA
- a CDS encoding acetyl-CoA carboxylase biotin carboxylase subunit (an AccC homodimer forms the biotin carboxylase subunit of the acetyl CoA carboxylase, an enzyme that catalyzes the formation of malonyl-CoA, which in turn controls the rate of fatty acid metabolism): protein MFNKILIANRGEIALRIIRTCREMGIKTVAVYSTADKESLHVRFADEAVCIGPPPSSQSYLNIPTLIAAAEITNADAIHPGYGFLSENAEFSRICQENGIKFIGASPEMINQMGDKATAKATMITAGVPVVPGSVGLLESVEQGKQIAHEIKYPVIIKATAGGGGRGMRIINGDDEFQKAWDDARTESKAAFGNDGMYLEKYVVEPRHIEIQIVGDQFGHVAHLSERDCSIQRRHQKLVEEAPSPFMTDDLRERMGAAAIAGASAIGYEGVGTIEFLVDANRDFYFMEMNTRIQVEHPVTEEIINYDLIKEQIKVAAGIPISGKNYFPKMHAMECRINAEDPRNNFRPAPGRITTLHIPGGHGVRVDTHVYAGYQIPPNYDSMIAKLITVAQTREECIVKMKRALSEFVVEGVKTTIPFHLALMDSEDFKAGNFTTKFLESFDFSVV from the coding sequence ATGTTCAATAAAATCCTGATTGCCAACCGGGGCGAAATTGCCCTGCGCATTATCCGTACCTGCCGCGAGATGGGCATCAAAACGGTGGCCGTCTATTCGACCGCCGACAAGGAAAGCCTGCACGTGCGCTTTGCCGACGAGGCCGTGTGCATCGGCCCGCCCCCCAGCAGTCAGAGCTACCTGAACATCCCTACCCTCATCGCGGCGGCCGAGATTACTAACGCCGATGCCATCCACCCCGGCTACGGCTTTTTGAGCGAGAATGCCGAATTTTCGCGCATCTGCCAGGAAAACGGCATCAAGTTTATCGGGGCCTCGCCCGAGATGATAAACCAAATGGGCGACAAGGCCACCGCCAAAGCCACCATGATTACGGCCGGCGTGCCCGTGGTGCCCGGCTCGGTGGGCTTGCTCGAATCGGTGGAGCAGGGCAAGCAAATCGCCCACGAGATTAAGTATCCCGTTATCATTAAGGCCACGGCCGGCGGCGGCGGGCGCGGCATGCGCATCATCAACGGCGACGACGAATTCCAGAAAGCCTGGGACGACGCGCGCACCGAATCCAAGGCCGCCTTCGGCAACGATGGCATGTACCTGGAAAAATACGTGGTGGAGCCGCGCCACATCGAGATTCAGATTGTAGGCGACCAGTTCGGCCACGTGGCGCACCTCTCGGAGCGCGACTGCTCCATCCAGCGCCGCCACCAGAAGCTGGTGGAGGAAGCGCCCTCGCCCTTCATGACCGACGACTTGCGCGAGCGCATGGGCGCGGCGGCCATTGCCGGGGCCTCGGCCATCGGCTACGAGGGGGTAGGGACCATCGAATTTCTGGTCGATGCCAACCGCGATTTCTACTTCATGGAAATGAACACCCGCATCCAGGTCGAGCACCCGGTCACGGAGGAAATCATCAACTATGACCTTATTAAAGAGCAGATTAAGGTAGCGGCCGGCATCCCGATTTCGGGCAAAAATTACTTCCCTAAAATGCACGCGATGGAGTGCCGCATCAACGCCGAGGACCCGCGCAACAACTTCCGCCCCGCGCCCGGCCGCATCACTACCCTCCACATTCCCGGCGGCCACGGCGTGCGCGTCGATACCCACGTCTATGCCGGCTACCAGATTCCGCCCAACTACGACTCCATGATTGCCAAGCTCATCACCGTGGCCCAAACCCGCGAGGAGTGCATTGTCAAAATGAAGCGCGCCCTGAGCGAGTTCGTGGTGGAAGGCGTGAAGACTACTATTCCGTTTCACCTGGCGCTGATGGACAGCGAGGATTTCAAGGCTGGCAATTTCACCACGAAGTTTTTGGAATCGTTTGATTTCTCGGTAGTGTAA
- a CDS encoding 3-oxoacyl-ACP synthase, whose translation MKITAAITGVGGYVPDYVLTNKELEQLVDTTDEWITSRTGIKERRILKGKDQGSSVMGIKAVRQLLEKTNTDPAAIDLVICATVTPDVLFPATANIIANAVGIKNAFGYDLNAACSGFLYALATGAQFVQSGMYKKVVIVGADKMSAIVDYTDRSNCIIFGDGAGAVLLEPSTDGYGILDQVLRADGNGEQFLHQKAGGSRRPPTAETIANREHFIYQEGATVFKFAVTNMADVAAQVMARQGLSHDDVAWLVPHQANKRIIDATAHRMGVGPEKVMLNIQRYGNTTNGTIPLCLWDYEKQLHKGDNLIFAAFGGGFTWGAMHIKWAYDS comes from the coding sequence ATGAAGATTACCGCCGCCATTACCGGAGTCGGAGGCTACGTGCCCGACTACGTGCTCACCAACAAGGAGCTCGAGCAACTGGTCGATACCACCGACGAATGGATTACCTCGCGCACCGGCATCAAAGAGCGCCGCATTCTGAAGGGGAAGGACCAGGGCAGCTCGGTGATGGGCATTAAGGCGGTGCGGCAGCTGCTGGAAAAAACCAATACCGACCCCGCCGCTATCGACCTGGTTATCTGCGCCACCGTGACGCCCGACGTGCTGTTTCCGGCCACGGCCAACATTATTGCGAACGCGGTGGGCATCAAAAACGCTTTTGGCTACGACCTGAACGCGGCGTGCTCGGGCTTTTTATACGCGCTGGCCACCGGCGCGCAGTTCGTGCAGAGCGGCATGTATAAGAAGGTAGTGATAGTGGGGGCCGATAAAATGTCGGCCATTGTGGATTATACTGACCGCTCCAACTGCATCATCTTTGGCGATGGCGCTGGGGCCGTGCTCCTGGAGCCCAGCACCGACGGCTACGGCATCCTCGACCAGGTGCTGCGCGCCGATGGCAACGGCGAGCAGTTTCTGCACCAGAAAGCGGGGGGTAGCCGCCGCCCGCCCACGGCCGAAACCATCGCCAACCGCGAGCACTTCATTTACCAGGAAGGTGCCACGGTTTTCAAGTTTGCCGTGACCAACATGGCCGACGTAGCCGCCCAGGTGATGGCCCGCCAGGGCCTCAGCCACGACGACGTGGCCTGGCTGGTGCCCCACCAGGCCAACAAGCGCATTATCGACGCTACGGCCCACCGCATGGGGGTAGGGCCCGAAAAGGTGATGCTCAACATTCAGCGCTACGGCAACACCACCAACGGCACCATTCCCCTGTGCCTCTGGGACTACGAGAAACAATTGCACAAGGGCGATAACCTCATCTTCGCGGCCTTCGGCGGCGGCTTCACCTGGGGCGCCATGCACATCAAATGGGCGTACGATTCTTAA
- a CDS encoding 50S ribosomal protein L32 has translation MAHPKRRTSSATRDKRRSHHKLTPKAVTICPNTGELHLRHKAYVVDGDLYHNGQLAVKNYTSVAAPAGAGDTDADEE, from the coding sequence ATGGCCCATCCTAAACGCCGGACCTCCTCCGCCACCCGCGACAAACGCCGTAGCCACCACAAACTCACCCCTAAGGCCGTAACCATCTGCCCCAACACGGGCGAGCTGCACCTGCGCCACAAGGCCTACGTGGTGGATGGTGACCTGTACCACAATGGCCAGCTGGCCGTCAAGAATTATACCTCCGTAGCTGCCCCCGCAGGGGCCGGCGACACGGACGCGGACGAAGAATAG
- a CDS encoding signal recognition particle protein, translating into MFDNLSTKLDKAIKTLKGQGSISEINVAATVKEIRRALVDADVNYKVAKEVTDKIKDEAMGRDVLTAISPGQLMVKIVYDELTQLMGGEKQDIVIKGDPAVVLLSGLQGSGKTTFAGKLASFIKKQNRTVLLVACDVYRPAAIDQLKVLGEQIGVEVYSEPDNKNPVEISQNAIAYAKQNNKKVVIVDTAGRLAVDEQMMREIEAVKRAINPSETLFVVDSMTGQDAVNTAKTFNDRLNFDGVVLTKLDGDSRGGAALSIRAVVEKPIKFISTGEKMEALDLFYPDRMAQRILGMGDVISLVERAQQQFDEEEAKRINAKIRKNQFDFNDFLGQLEQIKKMGNLKDLVGMIPGASKMMKDVEIDDDAFKPVESIIKSMTKQERAQPDLINGSRRRRLAAGSGTDIQQVNALMKQFEDMRKMMRQMNKMSQTKGGMAQMAKMMGGMKGGGMPGMGRR; encoded by the coding sequence ATGTTTGACAATCTCTCCACCAAGCTTGATAAGGCTATCAAGACCCTCAAAGGGCAGGGTAGCATCTCGGAAATCAACGTCGCCGCCACCGTCAAAGAAATTCGCCGGGCGCTGGTCGATGCCGACGTTAACTACAAGGTTGCCAAAGAAGTAACCGATAAGATTAAGGACGAGGCAATGGGCCGCGACGTGCTCACGGCCATCTCCCCTGGCCAGCTCATGGTCAAAATCGTCTATGACGAGCTGACCCAGCTCATGGGCGGCGAAAAGCAGGATATCGTCATCAAGGGCGACCCGGCCGTGGTGCTGCTCTCGGGCCTGCAAGGCTCGGGCAAAACGACTTTCGCCGGCAAGCTCGCCAGCTTTATCAAAAAGCAAAACCGCACCGTGCTGCTGGTGGCCTGCGACGTGTACCGCCCCGCCGCCATCGACCAGCTCAAGGTGCTCGGTGAGCAAATTGGGGTCGAAGTGTACTCGGAGCCGGACAACAAAAATCCGGTCGAAATTTCGCAAAATGCCATCGCCTACGCGAAGCAAAACAACAAGAAAGTCGTCATCGTGGACACCGCCGGCCGCCTGGCGGTGGATGAGCAGATGATGCGCGAAATCGAGGCTGTCAAGCGCGCCATCAACCCCAGCGAAACACTGTTCGTGGTGGATTCGATGACCGGCCAGGACGCCGTGAACACCGCCAAGACCTTCAACGACCGCCTCAATTTCGACGGGGTAGTGCTCACCAAGCTCGACGGCGACAGCCGCGGCGGCGCGGCCCTCTCGATTCGCGCGGTGGTCGAAAAGCCCATCAAATTCATCTCGACGGGCGAAAAAATGGAGGCCCTCGACCTCTTCTACCCTGACCGCATGGCCCAGCGCATCCTGGGCATGGGCGACGTGATTTCACTCGTAGAGCGCGCCCAGCAGCAGTTCGACGAGGAAGAAGCCAAGCGCATCAACGCCAAGATTCGCAAAAACCAGTTCGACTTCAACGACTTTCTCGGCCAGCTCGAGCAAATCAAGAAGATGGGCAACCTCAAGGACCTGGTGGGCATGATTCCGGGTGCCTCGAAGATGATGAAAGACGTCGAAATTGACGACGACGCTTTCAAGCCGGTCGAGAGCATCATCAAGAGCATGACCAAGCAGGAACGCGCCCAGCCCGACCTCATCAACGGTTCGCGCCGCCGCCGCCTCGCCGCCGGCTCCGGCACCGATATTCAGCAGGTGAACGCCCTGATGAAGCAATTTGAAGACATGCGCAAAATGATGCGCCAAATGAATAAAATGAGCCAGACCAAAGGTGGTATGGCCCAAATGGCCAAAATGATGGGCGGCATGAAAGGCGGCGGAATGCCCGGCATGGGCCGCCGGTAA
- a CDS encoding gluconate 5-dehydrogenase, which produces MFDLTGQTVLLTGGYGHLGRAVAAGLLAHGARVVVLGRSADSFTKAFGEGVANLHFVCCDVSETASVQAAFRQSFDQYGPPGVLINNAFYSRGQQPDALPDADFALGLDGSVGTAYRCLREVLPYFRQAGGGKIINVASMYGVVAPDFGAYADAPQFLNPPHYGAGKAAIIQLTKYFASYLGPENIQVNCVSPGAFPSDKVRENAGFEGELQRRIPLGRVGEPQDLAGAFVFLSSKAANFVTGHNLVVDGGWTIR; this is translated from the coding sequence ATGTTTGACCTCACGGGCCAGACGGTGCTGCTCACGGGCGGCTACGGGCACCTGGGGCGCGCCGTCGCGGCGGGCTTGCTGGCCCACGGCGCGCGGGTGGTGGTGCTGGGCCGCAGCGCCGACTCGTTCACCAAAGCGTTTGGGGAAGGGGTAGCCAACCTGCATTTCGTGTGCTGCGATGTGTCGGAAACGGCCTCCGTGCAGGCGGCTTTCCGCCAGAGCTTCGACCAGTATGGGCCGCCCGGCGTGCTTATCAACAATGCGTTTTATAGCCGGGGCCAGCAGCCCGATGCGCTGCCCGACGCCGATTTCGCGCTGGGTCTCGACGGCTCGGTGGGCACCGCTTACCGCTGCCTGCGCGAGGTGCTACCCTACTTCCGGCAGGCGGGCGGCGGCAAAATCATCAACGTGGCCTCCATGTACGGCGTAGTGGCCCCCGATTTCGGGGCCTACGCCGACGCGCCGCAGTTCCTGAACCCGCCGCACTACGGCGCGGGCAAAGCGGCCATAATTCAGCTAACCAAGTACTTCGCTTCGTATTTAGGTCCCGAGAATATTCAGGTTAACTGCGTGTCGCCGGGCGCGTTTCCCTCCGATAAGGTGCGCGAAAACGCGGGCTTCGAAGGCGAGCTGCAACGGCGCATTCCGTTGGGCCGAGTGGGCGAGCCGCAGGATTTGGCGGGCGCGTTCGTATTCCTCAGCTCAAAAGCCGCGAATTTCGTGACGGGCCACAACCTGGTCGTGGACGGCGGCTGGACCATTCGCTAA
- a CDS encoding phosphate acyltransferase, with the protein MKIALDAMGGDFAPQAAVAGAVLAAQRLAGKAQVLLIGSEAEVRPLLQQYGPSAAALQVVHASQVIAMGEHPAKAFQQKPDSSIAVGYRMLQSGEVDAFCSAGNTGAMLVGAMFTVKAVPGVLRPAIANFVPKLAGGYGILVDAGANADCKPEMLEQFGELGSLYAQYVLGIARPKVGLMSLGEEEGKGAVVTQAAHQLFKVNPHVHFIGNIEGRDLFNDKADVIVCDGYVGNVMLKMAESMYDIMVTRNLNDEFFEKVNYETIGGSPILGINDNALIGHGVSTPLAICNMIIQGYQMAQSGIVDQIKDSFKS; encoded by the coding sequence ATGAAAATTGCCCTCGACGCTATGGGCGGCGACTTTGCCCCCCAGGCCGCTGTGGCTGGTGCCGTGCTGGCGGCCCAGCGCCTGGCCGGCAAAGCGCAAGTGCTGCTTATCGGCTCCGAAGCCGAAGTGCGCCCGCTCTTGCAACAATACGGCCCCAGCGCTGCTGCCCTCCAAGTAGTGCACGCCTCCCAGGTTATCGCAATGGGAGAGCATCCTGCCAAAGCTTTTCAGCAAAAGCCGGATAGCAGCATTGCCGTCGGCTACCGCATGCTGCAGAGCGGCGAGGTCGATGCGTTTTGCTCGGCCGGCAACACGGGCGCTATGCTCGTGGGTGCCATGTTCACGGTGAAGGCCGTGCCCGGCGTGCTGCGCCCGGCCATCGCCAACTTCGTGCCCAAGCTGGCCGGGGGCTACGGCATCCTGGTCGATGCCGGTGCCAATGCCGACTGCAAACCCGAAATGCTGGAGCAGTTTGGCGAGCTTGGCTCGCTCTACGCGCAATATGTGCTGGGCATTGCCCGGCCCAAAGTGGGTCTGATGAGCCTGGGCGAAGAAGAGGGTAAGGGTGCCGTGGTGACGCAGGCCGCGCACCAGCTCTTCAAGGTGAACCCGCACGTGCATTTCATCGGTAATATTGAGGGTAGGGATTTGTTTAACGACAAAGCCGACGTCATTGTGTGCGATGGGTACGTGGGCAACGTGATGCTGAAAATGGCCGAGTCGATGTACGACATTATGGTGACCCGCAACCTGAACGACGAATTTTTTGAGAAAGTAAATTACGAAACCATTGGCGGCTCACCCATCCTGGGCATCAATGATAATGCGCTTATCGGCCACGGCGTTAGCACGCCGCTGGCCATCTGCAACATGATAATCCAAGGCTACCAGATGGCTCAGTCGGGCATCGTGGACCAAATCAAAGACTCTTTCAAATCCTAA